One Oncorhynchus clarkii lewisi isolate Uvic-CL-2024 chromosome 28, UVic_Ocla_1.0, whole genome shotgun sequence genomic region harbors:
- the LOC139387071 gene encoding tiggy-winkle hedgehog protein: MDVMLILIRIALVGFICLFLASAGLACGPGKGYGKQRHPKKLKPLAYKQFIPNVAEKTLGASGKYEGKITRNSERFKDLTPNYNPDIIFKDEENTNADRLMTQRCKDKLNSLAISVMNQWPGVKLRVTEGWDEDGHHFEESLHYEGRAVDITTSDRDKSKYGMLSRLAVEAGFDWVNYESKAHIHCSVKAENSVAAKSGGCFPGSASVLLEDGRSKLVKELEVGDKVLAADIEGNIVSSDFLMFLDKDPVSKREFYVFETEKPNRKLRLTPAHLVFITSNVTDDDMTAVFASNVKPGQQVFVVDEAVDHLKAVTVERIYVEEYEGSYAPVTSQGTIIVDHVLASCYAVIEDHKWAHWAFAPVRLGHALMSFTDLVKKREDIRQRDGIHWYSDILYHIGTLLLDINSFHPLGMSQS; encoded by the exons ATGGACGTGATGCTTATACTGATAAGAATTGCGCTCGTGGGCTTCATCTGCCTGTTCCTAGCATCCGCTGGGTTGGCCTGTGGTCCAGGCAAGGGATATGGAAAACAAAGACATCCGAAAAAACTAAAGCCTTTGGCTTACAAGCAGTTCATTCCCAACGTGGCGGAGAAAACCCTTGGGGCCAGTGGCAAATACGAAGGGAAGATCACAAGGAACTCTGAAAGATTTAAAGACCTGACTCCAAACTACAATCCTGACATTATTTTCAAAGATGAGGAAAACACTAATGCTGACAGACTTATGACACAG AGATGTAAGGACAAACTGAACTCTTTGGCTATTTCAGTCATGAATCAATGGCCGGGAGTGAAGCTGCGCGTGACAGAAGGCTGGGACGAGGATGGACACCATTTCGAAGAATCTTTACACTATGAAGGAAGGGCTGTGGATATCACCACCTCTGACAGAGATAAGAGCAAATATGGAATGTTATCCCGGCTCGCGGTGGAGGCAGGATTCGACTGGGTCAATTATGAATCCAAAGCCCATATTCATTGTTCTGTGAAAGCAG AAAATTCAGTTGCTGCAAAGTCGGGTGGCTGCTTCCCTGGATCTGCCTCAGTTCTCCTCGAGGATGGTCGCAGCAAGCTGGTAAAAGAACTGGAGGTGGGCGACAAGGTGTTAGCAGCAGACATAGAAGGAAATATTGTGTCCAGCGATTTCCTCATGTTCTTGGACAAAGATCCAGTGTCAAAACGCGAATTTTATGTTTTTGAAACAGAGAAGCCCAACCGAAAGTTAAGACTGACCCCGGCTCACCTGGTCTTCATCACCAGTAACGTTACGGATGACGATATGACTGCAGTGTTTGCCAGTAATGTAAAACCTGGGCAACAGGTGTTTGTTGTGGATGAGGCCGTAGACCACCTGAAGGCAGTCACTGTGGAAAGGATTTACGTGGAAGAATACGAGGGATCTTATGCCCCAGTAACCTCACAAGGGACCATCATAGTTGACCATGTTTTGGCGAGCTGTTACGCGGTAATCGAGGACCACAAATGGGCGCACTGGGCCTTTGCGCCAGTCAGGTTGGGGCACGCGTTGATGTCCTTCACAGATCTAGTCAAAAAGCGCGAGGACATACGTCAGAGAGATGGAATACACTGGTACTCAGACATTCTATACCACATAGGGACATTGCTGCTGGACATAAACTCCTTTCATCCTCTAGGAATGTCCCAAAGCTGA